A genomic region of Exiguobacterium sp. Helios contains the following coding sequences:
- a CDS encoding HAD-IA family hydrolase, protein MYRHVIWDFDGTLFDTYPVMATVLQETLRRQGQNVAIESIFEAMKISAKTAYEKYGLDADTISQFKEQKAQAELKSAQPFTDISQLCRSIQKHDGHNYILTHRGASTFKLLQANGLTGVFRDVVTAERGFARKPDPAAIQYLMKHYQMEPAETIMIGDRELDVLSGHQAGIDSCLIADMPADQTVATYVVSDLKNLANLLV, encoded by the coding sequence ATGTACCGGCATGTAATTTGGGATTTTGACGGGACGCTGTTTGATACCTATCCGGTCATGGCTACTGTCTTGCAGGAGACGTTACGCAGGCAGGGACAGAATGTTGCGATTGAGTCGATTTTTGAAGCGATGAAAATCTCGGCGAAAACGGCCTATGAAAAGTATGGCCTTGATGCGGACACGATTTCACAGTTCAAAGAACAAAAAGCACAGGCAGAACTTAAATCGGCTCAACCGTTTACCGACATATCGCAGCTCTGCCGCTCCATTCAAAAACATGACGGACACAACTACATCCTGACGCATCGCGGAGCATCGACGTTTAAACTGTTACAGGCGAACGGATTGACCGGGGTCTTCCGGGATGTAGTGACGGCCGAGCGGGGATTTGCCCGAAAGCCGGATCCGGCCGCAATTCAGTATCTGATGAAACACTATCAGATGGAACCAGCTGAAACCATCATGATTGGTGACCGAGAACTTGACGTACTATCGGGACATCAAGCTGGAATTGACTCCTGCCTGATTGCGGACATGCCGGCGGATCAAACTGTCGCAACGTATGTTGTTTCCGATCTGAAAAATCTGGCTAATCTGCTTGTTTGA
- a CDS encoding GNAT family N-acetyltransferase, producing the protein MMEITSGTTEDGQWIREQLIAYNRQHVPATLFTETESYCFLAWDEDEQLLGGVTASYVWNHLQVHFLWVDPENRIGGTGKQLMAKIESIAEEKSCSKILLDTFSFQAPGFYEKLGFEEYGRLPDHPAEGQTQYFFVKHL; encoded by the coding sequence ATGATGGAAATCACAAGCGGTACGACGGAAGATGGGCAATGGATCCGGGAGCAACTGATTGCTTATAACCGACAACACGTTCCGGCAACGCTCTTTACGGAAACGGAATCATATTGCTTTTTGGCATGGGATGAAGACGAGCAACTCCTCGGCGGTGTTACGGCAAGTTATGTGTGGAATCATCTGCAGGTGCACTTTTTGTGGGTCGACCCGGAAAACCGAATCGGCGGTACCGGAAAACAGCTGATGGCAAAAATCGAATCGATTGCCGAAGAAAAATCATGCAGTAAGATCTTGCTTGATACGTTCAGCTTTCAGGCACCGGGCTTTTATGAAAAACTCGGATTCGAGGAATACGGTCGTCTGCCCGATCATCCGGCGGAAGGACAGACCCAGTACTTTTTCGTAAAGCATTTATGA
- a CDS encoding MFS transporter yields the protein MQNNKLILGTLLLNLFIAFLGIGLVIPVTPTIMNELNISGSTVGYMVSAFAFAQLVLSPLAGRAVDKYGRKPMIIIGLFIFSMSELLFGLGQSVEVLFASRILGGVSAAFIMPAVTAFIADITTNETRPKALGYMSAAISTGFIIGPGIGGFLADIGTRMPFFFAAAFGLTAMILSVFTLREPERHYEQTTIPQQKTGFRKVFSPLYFIAFMVLLISSFGLASFESLFALFVDRKFGFTAKDIALAISLGAIVGVIVQVGLFERLTRWFGEIRLIRYSLIGSTLLVLVMTYVTSYLAIILVTMVVFVGFDLMRPAVTTYLSKIAGNEQGFVGGMNSMFTSIGNILGPIIGGILFDVDLNYPFYFATVMLAIGIALTFVWREQQPADLTAEEKTS from the coding sequence ATGCAAAACAACAAATTGATCTTAGGCACCCTGTTGCTTAACCTGTTTATCGCCTTTCTAGGGATTGGTCTTGTCATTCCCGTCACGCCGACCATCATGAACGAGCTGAACATTTCCGGTTCGACCGTCGGTTACATGGTCTCGGCATTCGCCTTTGCCCAGCTTGTATTATCTCCGCTCGCCGGCCGGGCCGTCGACAAGTACGGCCGCAAGCCGATGATCATCATCGGTCTGTTCATCTTCAGCATGTCGGAACTGCTGTTTGGTCTTGGTCAATCGGTCGAAGTCTTATTTGCGTCGCGGATTTTGGGCGGTGTCAGTGCCGCCTTCATCATGCCGGCCGTCACGGCGTTCATCGCTGATATTACGACAAACGAAACCCGTCCGAAAGCCCTCGGCTATATGTCGGCGGCGATTTCGACCGGATTCATCATCGGACCGGGCATCGGCGGTTTCCTGGCCGACATCGGAACGCGGATGCCGTTTTTCTTTGCCGCCGCATTTGGACTCACGGCAATGATCTTGTCCGTCTTTACATTACGCGAACCGGAACGGCATTATGAACAGACAACGATTCCCCAGCAGAAGACCGGTTTCCGGAAAGTCTTTTCACCGCTCTACTTCATCGCTTTTATGGTGCTGCTGATTTCTTCATTCGGACTCGCGTCGTTTGAGTCACTGTTTGCCCTGTTCGTCGACCGGAAGTTTGGCTTCACGGCAAAAGATATCGCGCTCGCGATTTCACTCGGAGCAATCGTCGGTGTCATCGTCCAGGTCGGGTTATTTGAGCGACTGACGCGCTGGTTCGGTGAGATTCGTCTGATCCGCTACAGCCTGATTGGTTCGACCCTGCTCGTCCTCGTCATGACCTACGTAACGAGTTACCTTGCGATTATTCTCGTGACGATGGTCGTCTTCGTCGGCTTTGACTTGATGCGCCCTGCCGTCACGACGTATCTGTCGAAGATTGCCGGAAACGAACAAGGTTTCGTCGGCGGAATGAACTCGATGTTTACGAGTATCGGAAATATTCTCGGACCAATCATCGGTGGGATCCTGTTTGACGTCGATCTCAACTATCCGTTTTATTTCGCGACCGTCATGCTTGCCATCGGCATCGCCCTGACGTTCGTCTGGCGGGAACAACAGCCGGCTGATCTGACGGCTGAAGAAAAAACATCATGA
- a CDS encoding helix-turn-helix transcriptional regulator, whose protein sequence is MKLTNRVKSLRSSNGWTQEQFAQMIGVTRQTIISLEKGSYTPSLLLAMQIARVFERPVESIFYLEEESE, encoded by the coding sequence ATGAAGCTGACGAACCGGGTTAAATCGTTGCGCAGCAGCAACGGATGGACGCAGGAACAATTTGCTCAGATGATCGGTGTTACACGTCAAACCATCATTTCGCTTGAAAAAGGCAGTTACACCCCATCTCTGTTGCTTGCGATGCAGATTGCACGGGTGTTCGAGCGTCCGGTCGAATCGATTTTCTACTTGGAGGAGGAATCGGAATGA
- a CDS encoding FAD-dependent oxidoreductase encodes MPRIAVVGAGLTGLYTASRLQERGDEVTIFEARDRIGGRVLTKTVTLKDQSYAFDLGPTWYWPETERLMTTLIESLQLPVLVQAIEGTMMLERSPGQVEQHRLPDGQTVLSHRLVNGMHSVTEALAERLHPGTIQLAHRVTAIEATDQVELTMEQSGSRIRQTFDHVIVTLPPRLSGLIQWRPALPESVHDQLRTTPTWMAGQAKVVAVYDTPFWRQSGRSGFAISWSGVLQEIHDASPPTGPGALFGFFRLTATERATLGETAVKRQVIEQLIRLFGEEAGHPIAVLYQDWAKEPETAVKADAEPLTDFPDYRPIRLEDALQDKVTLLGTESDPTFGGHLEGTLQSVERWLTTYMREDES; translated from the coding sequence ATGCCACGAATCGCTGTCGTCGGTGCCGGTCTGACCGGCTTGTACACCGCTTCGCGTCTGCAGGAAAGGGGAGATGAGGTCACGATTTTTGAAGCACGTGACCGGATCGGCGGCCGGGTCCTGACGAAAACGGTGACGCTTAAAGATCAGTCCTATGCGTTTGATCTCGGACCGACCTGGTATTGGCCGGAAACAGAACGGTTGATGACGACGCTGATTGAGAGTCTGCAACTGCCGGTCCTTGTTCAGGCGATCGAAGGGACGATGATGCTCGAACGGTCACCGGGGCAAGTCGAACAACACCGGTTACCGGACGGTCAAACGGTTTTATCGCACAGACTGGTAAACGGAATGCACAGCGTGACGGAGGCGCTGGCGGAACGGCTGCATCCCGGAACGATTCAACTGGCGCACCGTGTGACGGCGATTGAGGCAACGGATCAGGTTGAACTGACGATGGAGCAGAGTGGGAGCCGAATCCGGCAAACGTTTGATCACGTTATCGTGACACTCCCGCCGCGACTCAGCGGACTGATCCAATGGCGTCCCGCTTTACCAGAATCCGTGCACGATCAACTGAGGACAACACCAACCTGGATGGCCGGGCAAGCGAAGGTGGTCGCCGTGTACGATACCCCATTTTGGCGGCAAAGCGGTCGATCCGGTTTCGCCATCAGCTGGTCCGGTGTGCTGCAGGAAATCCATGATGCGTCACCGCCGACCGGCCCCGGAGCCCTATTCGGATTTTTCCGCCTGACGGCAACGGAGCGTGCAACGCTTGGAGAAACAGCAGTAAAGCGGCAGGTCATCGAACAGTTGATCCGTTTATTCGGAGAGGAAGCCGGTCATCCGATTGCCGTTTTGTATCAGGATTGGGCAAAGGAACCGGAGACGGCAGTGAAAGCAGATGCTGAACCGTTAACCGATTTTCCGGACTATCGACCGATTCGACTGGAAGATGCGTTGCAGGACAAGGTCACGCTGCTTGGAACGGAAAGTGATCCTACGTTCGGCGGCCATTTAGAAGGGACGTTACAATCGGTCGAGCGATGGTTAACAACGTATATGAGGGAGGATGAATCATGA
- a CDS encoding YusW family protein: MKKTYLVPVLGLALFAAGCGNSDNQETEKVEETTTTNDNSMTDDSTMNDDTSGTQDQDTVTDNADKDYGFVSLSVEADTSDMMDAVDISYDRDNDGTEADYKMNGEQAQGNEAMKTLDAKLDELNLDADTSNDDAIAQVEKVFGINDATRLEIEIEFADGTEKEFKK, encoded by the coding sequence ATGAAGAAGACATATTTGGTACCGGTTCTTGGTCTTGCCCTGTTTGCCGCAGGATGCGGCAATTCGGACAATCAGGAAACTGAAAAAGTCGAGGAAACGACAACGACAAATGATAATTCGATGACGGATGACAGCACGATGAACGACGATACGTCAGGTACACAAGATCAGGATACAGTGACGGACAATGCCGACAAAGATTACGGATTCGTCAGTCTGTCAGTCGAGGCAGATACTTCGGACATGATGGACGCCGTCGACATTAGTTATGACCGTGATAACGACGGGACGGAAGCCGATTACAAGATGAACGGTGAGCAGGCGCAAGGCAATGAAGCGATGAAGACGCTGGATGCCAAGCTCGACGAACTGAACCTTGATGCCGATACGTCAAATGATGACGCGATTGCTCAAGTCGAGAAAGTCTTTGGCATCAATGACGCGACCCGTCTTGAAATCGAGATCGAGTTTGCCGATGGTACAGAAAAAGAATTTAAGAAGTAA
- the licT gene encoding BglG family transcription antiterminator LicT: MQIVKVFNNNVVAIESNGQEHVVMGRGIAFQKRMGDVIDESRIEKVFTLESKESRERFIDFLNEMPQAEIETVKEIVKMAEARLNKSLHDTVYVTLADHIHYALSRYADGIMIRNPLVWEVKRFYGPEFAAGKEAVRLINERHGVNLDEEEAVSIALHLVNASMSGVKGESLHIVTEMTKATQAIMTIITYHFQVELDEESHAYGRFLTHLKFFVQRIVSKKKLNPGGDEELYEMVKSRYPKAFECVEKIANLITGKYDYTVSKDERLYLMIHIENLMKQNQS, encoded by the coding sequence GTGCAAATCGTGAAAGTCTTCAATAACAATGTCGTGGCGATTGAATCGAACGGACAGGAACATGTGGTCATGGGGCGGGGAATCGCATTTCAAAAACGAATGGGCGATGTAATTGACGAATCGAGAATCGAAAAAGTCTTTACGCTCGAGAGTAAAGAGAGCCGGGAACGATTCATCGATTTTTTGAACGAGATGCCGCAGGCTGAAATCGAGACGGTCAAGGAAATCGTCAAGATGGCCGAAGCCAGACTCAATAAATCGCTGCATGATACGGTGTACGTGACACTGGCCGATCATATCCACTACGCACTGTCACGATATGCAGACGGAATCATGATCCGGAATCCGCTCGTCTGGGAAGTCAAACGGTTTTATGGTCCGGAGTTTGCGGCCGGCAAAGAAGCGGTCCGGCTGATCAATGAACGGCATGGCGTCAATCTCGACGAAGAGGAGGCGGTCTCGATTGCGTTGCATCTGGTCAATGCCTCGATGTCCGGCGTCAAAGGCGAAAGTTTACACATCGTCACCGAGATGACGAAGGCGACGCAAGCAATCATGACGATCATCACCTATCATTTCCAGGTCGAACTGGATGAAGAGTCTCACGCGTACGGCCGCTTTTTAACCCATCTCAAGTTTTTTGTTCAGCGAATCGTCTCCAAGAAGAAGCTGAACCCGGGCGGAGATGAAGAATTGTATGAAATGGTCAAATCCCGTTATCCGAAAGCGTTTGAGTGTGTCGAAAAAATCGCTAATCTGATTACTGGGAAGTATGACTACACGGTTTCAAAAGATGAACGGCTTTACTTGATGATTCATATCGAAAATCTCATGAAACAGAATCAATCCTAA
- a CDS encoding hemolysin family protein, whose amino-acid sequence MDILLVLNLALLVLLIVLTAFFVGSEFAVVKVRMSRLDQMIQEGNKGAVLAKKVASDLDYYLSACQLGITITALGLGALGKPTVEKLLGPVFDEFGVAAALSTILSYTIAFVSVTFLHVVIGELAPKTLAIQYAERMTLLLAPALYVFGKIMYPFIWVMNGSARIFLRLFGVQPAGHEQAHSEEELKIIMSQSFKSGEINQTELALMQNVFAFDERVTKDIMVPRMNVTTLSLSMTWTEILQVMTDNQYTRYPVIEDFDKDKIIGYVNVKEVLTDQANDQQRDLRKYLKDIPAVSEITPLQETLLKMKVTRSHIALVIDEYGGTAGMIAMEDLLEEIVGEIRDEFDEDEQADIETISKTEYQLSGTVLLADLVERFNLTFPDADEIDTIAGFIQAKGTDYQVGERYETEAYDLELLHVENYQIQQVKLILKQLS is encoded by the coding sequence TTGGACATATTGTTGGTATTGAATTTGGCGTTGCTTGTATTGTTGATTGTCTTAACGGCGTTTTTCGTCGGCTCGGAGTTTGCGGTCGTCAAGGTTCGGATGTCGCGGCTTGATCAAATGATTCAGGAAGGAAATAAGGGCGCGGTCCTGGCAAAAAAAGTCGCCAGTGATTTGGACTACTATCTGTCCGCCTGTCAGCTCGGAATCACAATTACGGCACTCGGTCTTGGAGCACTCGGGAAACCGACCGTCGAAAAGTTGCTCGGACCGGTGTTCGATGAATTTGGTGTCGCTGCGGCGCTGTCGACGATCCTGTCGTACACGATTGCTTTCGTTTCGGTCACATTCCTGCACGTCGTCATCGGAGAGCTCGCACCAAAGACACTGGCGATCCAGTATGCAGAACGGATGACATTACTCCTTGCGCCGGCGTTATATGTGTTCGGTAAAATCATGTACCCGTTCATCTGGGTCATGAACGGTTCGGCCCGGATTTTCTTACGTCTGTTCGGCGTTCAGCCGGCAGGACACGAACAAGCCCACTCGGAAGAAGAGTTGAAAATCATCATGTCGCAAAGCTTTAAGAGCGGTGAAATCAATCAGACGGAACTCGCCTTGATGCAAAACGTGTTTGCGTTTGATGAGCGGGTGACGAAAGACATCATGGTGCCGCGGATGAACGTGACGACGCTCTCGCTCAGCATGACGTGGACGGAAATCCTGCAGGTCATGACCGACAATCAGTACACGCGTTATCCGGTCATTGAAGATTTCGATAAAGACAAAATCATCGGCTACGTCAACGTCAAGGAAGTCCTGACGGATCAGGCAAACGATCAACAGCGGGATTTACGAAAGTATCTGAAAGACATTCCCGCTGTATCGGAAATCACACCGCTTCAGGAAACGTTGCTGAAGATGAAGGTGACGCGTTCCCACATCGCGCTCGTCATCGACGAATACGGCGGGACTGCCGGCATGATTGCGATGGAGGACTTGCTTGAAGAAATCGTCGGTGAGATCCGCGATGAGTTTGATGAAGATGAACAGGCTGATATCGAAACGATTTCAAAGACGGAATACCAACTGTCGGGAACAGTTCTCCTCGCAGATTTAGTTGAGCGCTTTAACCTGACGTTTCCTGATGCGGACGAAATCGATACGATTGCCGGGTTCATCCAGGCAAAAGGAACGGACTATCAGGTCGGGGAACGGTATGAGACAGAGGCGTACGATCTCGAACTGTTACACGTCGAGAACTACCAAATCCAGCAAGTGAAACTGATCTTGAAACAGTTGTCCTAA
- a CDS encoding beta-glucoside-specific PTS transporter subunit IIABC translates to MNGVSQVGKYQTLAQVIVRLVGGEDNVKTVFHCATRLRFKLKDEQKADAEALKQVDGIITVVKSGGQFQVVIGNHVGDVYNELHGIGQETSEETEKTSLFNRFIDTIAGIFTPILGPMAGSGLLKGLLAILVATGLLTPTMGTYIVLNATADALFYFLPVVLGHSAAKKFGGNPYIGMIIGGALVYPSIVALQASGESLTFLTIPVVLMSYASSVIPIILATLVSSKLEKFFNRHSHEAVKNFTTPMLVLMIVVPVTFLAIGPLATYASQGLAAGYSFLYNLSPVIAIAFIGAFWQIFVMFGLHWGLVPIIINNLAVNGFDTITVGVLMATFGQVGAVFAITMRAKDPKIKGLGTSSTIAGIFGITEPAMYGLTLPRKKPFIFGVIGGAVGGLVGGGLGTASYAMGGLGIFGIPVMIPQDGLNLTFWGALIGLAVATLVSFGLTYFFARDNEQVTQEIPTISEQVGLPVLAPVKGEIISLEQVDDAVFSSGAMGKGLAIIPDEGVVYAPFDGEVVTVYPSKHAIGLRSDTGVEILVHIGLDTVQLNGQHFESFVESGQAIRVGDPLIRFDIERIKQAGYDVITPIIVTNTASYLDVLPTYQGTVEPSRDVLRILV, encoded by the coding sequence ATGAATGGAGTGAGTCAGGTGGGCAAATATCAAACACTTGCACAAGTTATCGTCCGATTGGTCGGGGGCGAAGACAACGTCAAGACCGTCTTCCATTGCGCGACACGGTTACGTTTCAAACTAAAGGATGAACAAAAAGCTGATGCCGAAGCGTTAAAACAGGTCGACGGTATCATCACCGTCGTCAAGAGCGGCGGTCAGTTCCAGGTCGTCATAGGCAACCATGTCGGCGACGTCTACAACGAACTGCACGGAATCGGTCAGGAAACGTCGGAAGAGACGGAAAAGACCAGTTTATTCAACCGCTTCATCGATACGATTGCCGGTATCTTTACACCGATCCTCGGACCGATGGCAGGAAGCGGATTATTAAAAGGATTGCTCGCGATTCTTGTTGCGACCGGCTTATTGACACCGACGATGGGCACGTACATCGTCTTGAACGCGACGGCGGATGCTCTGTTTTACTTCCTGCCGGTCGTTCTCGGACATTCGGCGGCGAAAAAATTCGGCGGCAATCCGTATATCGGAATGATTATCGGGGGAGCGCTCGTCTATCCGTCGATCGTCGCCCTGCAAGCTTCCGGTGAGAGTCTGACCTTCCTGACGATTCCGGTTGTTCTGATGAGTTATGCTTCATCCGTCATTCCGATTATCTTGGCGACGCTTGTCTCATCAAAACTTGAAAAATTCTTTAACCGTCACTCGCATGAAGCGGTCAAAAACTTTACGACACCGATGCTCGTCCTGATGATCGTCGTTCCGGTAACGTTCCTTGCGATTGGACCACTTGCGACATACGCGAGCCAAGGGCTTGCAGCCGGTTACTCGTTCCTCTACAACTTGAGTCCGGTCATCGCGATTGCCTTCATCGGAGCCTTTTGGCAAATCTTCGTCATGTTTGGTCTCCACTGGGGACTGGTGCCGATCATTATCAATAACCTGGCAGTCAACGGTTTTGACACGATTACAGTCGGTGTCCTGATGGCGACATTTGGTCAGGTCGGAGCCGTCTTCGCCATCACGATGCGGGCGAAAGATCCGAAAATCAAAGGACTCGGTACATCTTCGACGATTGCCGGCATCTTCGGGATCACGGAACCGGCGATGTACGGGTTGACGTTACCGCGGAAAAAACCATTCATTTTTGGTGTTATCGGTGGAGCGGTCGGCGGACTGGTCGGCGGCGGGCTCGGAACAGCTTCCTACGCGATGGGCGGACTCGGGATTTTCGGTATTCCGGTCATGATTCCGCAGGACGGTCTCAACTTGACGTTCTGGGGTGCACTGATTGGTCTTGCTGTCGCGACACTCGTGTCGTTCGGACTGACATACTTCTTTGCCCGCGACAACGAACAGGTTACGCAAGAAATACCGACGATCAGCGAACAGGTTGGCTTACCGGTCCTCGCACCGGTCAAAGGTGAAATCATTTCACTTGAACAAGTCGATGATGCCGTCTTCTCAAGCGGCGCAATGGGAAAAGGATTAGCGATCATTCCGGATGAAGGTGTCGTCTATGCCCCGTTTGACGGAGAAGTCGTCACGGTGTATCCATCGAAACATGCGATCGGTCTACGGTCGGACACCGGCGTTGAAATTTTGGTTCACATCGGTCTCGACACCGTCCAGCTGAACGGTCAACACTTTGAGTCGTTCGTCGAGAGTGGTCAGGCAATCCGGGTCGGTGATCCGTTGATCCGCTTCGATATCGAGCGGATCAAACAAGCCGGATATGACGTCATCACGCCGATCATCGTGACGAATACAGCGAGTTATCTCGACGTCTTACCGACGTATCAAGGAACGGTCGAACCGTCACGCGATGTCTTACGCATCTTAGTCTAA
- a CDS encoding NUDIX hydrolase: MNTNEPTFHRAFGTYGIYYNEGKLLVIHKQGGPYTYRYDLPGGSLEDFETLPDALDREFQEETGLTVRSKQLLGTFEFFLQSDWHRASHLHHIGVFFRVLEAVGERSVPKTFDGQDSTGSSWVSRTDVEASNASPLVLKAFDYLKNPETDKLTRVQDWIVRQEAIPCTGM; the protein is encoded by the coding sequence ATGAATACAAACGAACCGACATTTCACCGGGCATTCGGTACATACGGCATCTATTATAATGAAGGAAAACTGCTCGTCATTCATAAGCAGGGTGGACCGTACACGTACCGGTATGATTTGCCGGGTGGGAGTCTGGAAGATTTCGAGACGTTGCCGGACGCGCTGGACCGTGAATTCCAAGAGGAAACCGGGCTGACGGTCCGTTCCAAACAGTTGCTTGGAACGTTTGAATTTTTCCTTCAGTCCGACTGGCACCGGGCGTCGCATCTGCATCATATCGGCGTATTTTTCCGCGTGTTAGAAGCAGTTGGGGAACGGTCTGTACCAAAGACATTTGACGGGCAGGATTCGACCGGTTCGTCCTGGGTCAGCCGGACGGACGTCGAAGCGTCGAACGCGTCACCGCTTGTCTTAAAAGCCTTCGACTATTTGAAAAATCCGGAAACGGATAAACTGACCCGAGTACAGGACTGGATTGTCCGGCAGGAGGCGATTCCATGTACCGGCATGTAA
- a CDS encoding TetR/AcrR family transcriptional regulator, with protein MKASLLLQTALRHFAQHGYEGASLQEIAQDVGIKKPSIYAHYRGKDDLFLTAMRYALDTQKTHLATYFISTRHLSLEQSLKGFFDWFLEESTQNDQLKFILRIAYFPPVKLEREVTDLINPFFDTMQRHLTRLLRERNRTEQILYSDDYASAALAYLTVTEGTMTEFVFNGVAAYERRFTAVWPIFWRGLVR; from the coding sequence ATGAAAGCTTCATTATTATTACAAACGGCCCTGCGGCACTTTGCCCAGCATGGTTATGAAGGAGCGTCCTTACAGGAGATCGCGCAGGACGTCGGCATCAAGAAACCATCGATTTACGCGCATTACCGCGGAAAAGATGATTTATTTTTGACAGCGATGCGTTACGCCCTCGACACACAAAAAACGCATCTCGCCACGTACTTTATCTCGACCCGTCATCTGTCACTCGAGCAGAGTCTGAAAGGTTTTTTTGACTGGTTCCTCGAGGAGAGCACCCAAAATGATCAGCTGAAGTTCATTTTACGGATTGCTTATTTTCCGCCCGTCAAACTCGAACGGGAAGTGACGGATTTGATTAATCCGTTTTTTGATACGATGCAACGCCATTTGACGCGTTTGTTACGGGAACGCAATCGGACGGAACAGATTTTATATTCGGATGATTATGCCAGTGCCGCCCTCGCCTATTTGACGGTGACGGAAGGGACGATGACCGAGTTCGTGTTCAATGGCGTCGCCGCGTATGAACGGCGTTTCACCGCCGTTTGGCCGATTTTTTGGCGCGGACTTGTCCGCTGA